The Microbulbifer sp. TB1203 nucleotide sequence GGCAGCGCGTTTTTTGCGCTGCCGGTGTTGGCTAGCCTTGTTAGGCACTTTTAAGATTACTTTTTTATCTGCATTTTTAAGACAGGTTTACCATCTTCGTTTAATTTTAACCATCCCGATTCAATACCACTTTTGATGTACTCCGTGCGTATTTTTAATTCGTTTACTGCAGCCCTCCAGGGCATATCTCCCTTTTCTTTCCATAACTGTTTAAGTTCAGATTTTGAATGTTCGGTAGCAAAGAATAAAGCAAAGTTGACTTTTTGCTTTAGCCGTAATTGATCCTTTGGCTGATACTTCTTTATCCACTTTGCGAGTTTCCTTGGCATGTCTGCTGCAGATCTGTTTTCTAAAGCGGCTACCACCTCAGCCCCTACAATTACAGAACTACACAAATCAACACTAATTGTGTCGTCATTTTCATATGCATCTAGGCATTCTTTGACCCAGACTTCTATTAACCTGTAGCCATCACATTCTAAAAGATATTCAACAGCATCAGCCGCTGCATCATTTTCAAAACTTCCAGGATTCCAGGTGCCCATATCGATATGCCTAACGCCCGGCTATGGCGCCGGAGTGCAGTTGGATTTTTTTTGTGGTACCCACCACAAAAAAAGGCCGACGGAACGGAGGTCGCACATGAGCCGCTTGTTATACCTATGTGGTTAGTTGGTGATGTAAAAATGCATCCCACACTTTTCCGCTTTCTGCTGCGCTTAGGTAGGTATTTAGGACATCATCTCCAAATGAATCACCTATACTTCTTTGAATATAAGAAAGCAAATTGGCATCCTTGGCAGTGGCATTGTCAACCTCTTTCACGATGTCAATCGCGACCTTAAACTCACGATTTATTTTTTGCTCATTACCTAGGACCTTATTTTTAAAATCATAAGGGAACTCACCAAATCGGTAATTTAGCCATTCCCTCTCTTCTTGTAACTCGTTCATCAGATCAAAAAAAGACTGATTTAAAATTCCTTTAGAGCAGTAGTATGTTTCGATCAACCCTTTCAGAGTGGAATGCCTGATGCGCTCAAGCTTTTTCGTGTCAATTAGAGGATTCAGCCAACACAGCACCATGGACATATGAAATAGGGAATAGTAGTGCCCAATTGGCGGCAGCAAAACACCGCTAGTACTCTTTAGCGCACTGCTGGCACCGACACGAAATGAAAATGCAGCAGCAAAGTGCAACGCCATTTTTCGCGCTCTCTCAGATTGCTCAGAACTGTCCATTGTCCTGTAGCTTCGAATGAATGCGTCGCGATGTTTTTGTTCCATGGTTCATACTTTCTCTTAGGTACCTGGTAGCTAAGGGCCTTGCGGCCCTTCGCCCCATAAGAACTGTACGTGATAGTTTCCCATCATACAGCTCAAGCCCTTTGAAGGCCGCACAAGCGACCCACCTATTCATATCCAATATGGCCTCCATTTAGGCGGCCAGTTTCTCATACGACGAGCTGTTCAGGAACCTTCGATCCCGTCGTGCATTCACCCGCTGCTTCTTGGCTCTCGCTTCAAAGTAATCGCTGTCCTCCAGATCATATGGATTGGCATCACTGCGTATCTTGCTGTGATACCGAATCGGCAGGTCACTGGCCTTGAACAACCGTATGAGTTTTGGACCCGACGTTGTCGGATAGTAGCACCCGTACTCAATACGACCTTTGAAGCGCTCACGGTAGCGTTTCTGATCCATGCCCACGTCTTAGATCGGTGTTCCCTTTGAAGCCACTTTTTCACCAGTGGATAGATCTTGTCGTCGACGTAACTCAGGCGTTCTTTTGCTACCACGTGTCGATACGCATAGGCCCAGCCTCTGATCACAGCGTTGAGTTTTGCCAGTAGGGCGTGAAACGGAATGCCGCGATATTGCTTCAGCACGCCTCGCACCTTCATAAGCAACTCTCGGGTTTTACCGTCTTGAGGCTGGATCAGCAAGGTTTTTCGGTACTTTTTAAAATGA carries:
- a CDS encoding DUF4259 domain-containing protein is translated as MGTWNPGSFENDAAADAVEYLLECDGYRLIEVWVKECLDAYENDDTISVDLCSSVIVGAEVVAALENRSAADMPRKLAKWIKKYQPKDQLRLKQKVNFALFFATEHSKSELKQLWKEKGDMPWRAAVNELKIRTEYIKSGIESGWLKLNEDGKPVLKMQIKK